A region from the Lolium perenne isolate Kyuss_39 chromosome 4, Kyuss_2.0, whole genome shotgun sequence genome encodes:
- the LOC127332169 gene encoding uncharacterized protein isoform X3 produces MTKCAREVTHYLLYIYDLMRLRLMTESSGENDLLLEVCKCSNEICLQLYEKEPPTDKSYLHIHGLKDNELSARQLAVFAGLYQWRDSVARIEDESTAYILPNKTLLEIAKQIPVTARRFKRTVEAKNKFLDHHLGHVITIIRNAVANSDSFENIAEQLKKERLEELMVADTKSSSEDTETITAVDADNNESNSHSSDEPALVPGFSSEQGHVPKAPFFTLIVDGSLDCSAICGTLKKVLKWMGFDQLTMVIMYKIIPFMKSCPEELRPKLVHEILEPVFHYLHTKLYKSWCALLHDGAVEVPDKIADIFSSKEEANKLGSSLIIQLTRAASELLAVIACPQLYGSSEFLCSKSLVGYVLCHDVLRLQVLSLIYYIFGAWNVDEAKMTLVPLCYKVIEVATATRHDAIISFVKDMIPHLIQWLAFESSLEGTQPGDVIIKDLCYQAFRCVHCPNQDLSCEEKPKDRIYEVFQSWLEQTKLVVGSRKKPMHELEEFVWIWEVEEEFSKYIPGYIDMLHQVNEMDDCLERDSSSPRVLFEKLDPKFVSKYAIGSPSHDYLWAMSAMVKRKMSAMHWQRRNDKMFQFLCLLIDFKPYIQHSSYDDSVVELVEESKAYPDLAEFLRADALEVFCAILFLWEPQFHPMIRKEHKDVLKKILHHVTSLENITFLKPLLPDVRDFPVRLRPYAKNYIDNRNKEYIVAKEQARLHEQFDAHLASGVLDHYLSKGDAGSHGDALKAVLNDSRQFSALDHDLIKLSFERRAELLGRRDQLHLFYKCFQRVTRDAQLRIEVQSLIDQLGRQDFFCIDDDAIDWDQKCCSELVDKFNKQVFTGSDLPKYYVIRGIMDYRAMSRMKDGSCSWCDVFQKVVGKPYDRWIQNIPSFWMDTRYYKHQYYDIIQQPLQKQIWKKEE; encoded by the exons ATGACCAA GTGTGCTAGAGAAGTTACACACTATCTGCTGTACATATATGACTTAATGCGTTTGAGGTTGATGACTGAGTCTTCAGGTGAAAATGATCTTCTTTTGGAG GTTTGCAAGTGTAGCAATGAAATCTGCTTGCAACTATACGAGAAGGAGCCACCGACTGATAAATCATACCTTCACATACATGG GCTGAAAGATAATGAATTGAGCGCAAGGCAGCTTGCAGTTTTCGCT GGCCTGTATCAATGGAGAGATAGTGTTGCTCGTATTGAGGATGAGAGCACTGCTTATATATTACCCAACAAGACTCTACTTGAGATAG CGAAGCAGATTCCTGTGACCGCTAGGAGGTTTAAAAGAACTGTGGAAGCAAAAAATAAATTTCTTGATCACCATCTCGGCCATGTCATTACTATCATCAGAAATGCTGTTGCTAATTCTGATTCTTTTGAAAATATAGCCGAGCAACTAAAGAAAGAAAGGCTGGAGGAG TTAATGGTGGCAGATACAAAGAGCAGTAGTGAAGACACGGAAACAATTACTGCTGTTGATGCTGATAATAATGAAAGTAATTCTCATTCGAGTGATGAACCTGCTTTAGTTCCAGGATTTTCAAGCGAGCAG GGACATGTACCAAAAGCTCCCTTCTTTACTCTTATAGTTGATGGGTCCTTAGATTGTTCAGCCATATGTGGCACTCTCAAGAAGGTTCTAAAGTGGATGGGATTTGATCAGCTGACTATGGTCATCATGTATAAAATTATTCCATTTATGAAAAGTTGTCCTGAAGAGCTTCGGCCAAAGTTGGTACATGAAATACTAGAGCCAGTCTTTCACTATCTTCACACCAAGCTTTATAAGTCATGGTGTGCACTTTTGCACGATGGTGCAGTGGAAGTTCCTGATAAAATTGCTGACATTTTCTCATCGAAGGAAGAAGCTAATAAATTAGGATCGAGTCTTATTATTCAGTTGACCCGTGCAGCATCAGAATTGCTCGCTGTAATAGCATGTCCACAGTTATATGGATCTTCAGAGTTTCTTTGTTCaaaatctcttgtggg GTATGTTCTATGCCATGATGTCCTTAGGCTTCAAGTGCTGAGTTTAATTTACTACATCTTTGGAGCATGGAATGTTGATGAAGCAAAGATGACATTGGTTCCACTTTGTTACAAAGTCATAGAAGTTGCTACTGCTACACGTCATGATGCCATTATATCTTTTGTTAAAGATATGATTCCTCATCTAATTCAGTGGTTAGCTTTTGAGTCAAGTTTGGAGGGCACTCAACCTGGTGATGTGATAATTAAAGATCTTTGTTATCAGGCATTTCGCTGTGTTCATTGTCCAAATCAG GATTTATCGTGTGAAGAAAAACCCAAGGACAGGATTTACGAAGTCTTTCAAAGTTGGCTCGAACAGACAAAGTTGGTTGTTGGCAGTAGAAAAAAACCAATGCATGAACTGGAAGAATTTGTGTGGATATGGGAG GTTGAAGAAGAATTTAGTAAATATATTCCAGGTTATATCGACATGTTGCATCAAGTGAATGAAATGGATGACTGCTTGGAG CGCGATTCTTCTTCACCGCGGGTTCTCTTTGAGAAATTAGATCCTAAATTTGTATCCAAATATGCTATTGGTAGCCCTTCTCATGATTACCTCTGGGCCATGTCCGCTATGGTGAAG CGCAAAATGTCTGCGATGCATTGGCAGAGACGGAATGATAAAATGTTCCAATTTTTGTGTTTACTCATTGATTTTAAACCTTATATTCAG CACTCAAGTTATGATGACAGTGTAGTGGAACTTGTGGAAGAGTCAAAGGCTTATCCTGATCTTGCTGAATTTCTTAGGGCTGATGCTCTTGAG GTTTTCTGTGCAATACTGTTTTTGTGGGAGCCTCAGTTCCATCCTATGATACGTAAG GAACACAAAGATGTGCTCAAGAAAATACTTCATCACGTGACTTCTCTGGAAAACATAACTTTTCTGAAG CCGTTGCTACCAGATGTAAGAGATTTTCCGGTGCGTTTGCGACCTTACGCAAAAAATTATATTGATAACAGGAACAAAGAG TATATTGTCGCGAAAGAACAAGCAAGATTGCATGAACAATTTGATGCACATTTGGCTTCAGGTGTGTTAGATCATTATCTCAGCAAG GGTGATGCAGGTTCACACGGTGATGCACTGAAGGCTGTTCTTAATGATAGTAGACAGTTTTCAGCTCTGGATCATGATCTCATTAAGTTGTCTTTTGAG CGAAGAGCTGAGCTTCTGGGCAGGCGAGATCAATTACATTTATTTTACAAATGTTTTCAACGTGTTACTAGGGATGCACAG CTAAGAATTGAAGTTCAAAGTTTGATTGATCAGCTGGGCCGTCAAGACTTTTTCTGCATTGACGATGATGCTATTGATTGG GACCAGAAATGCTGTTCAGAACTTGTGGACAAATTCAACAAGCAAGTCTTCACTGGgtctgatcttccaaaatattatgTTATTCGTGGAATTATG GATTATCGAGCAATGTCACGCATGAAGGATGGCTCATGTTCATGGTGCGATGTTTTTCAGAAG GTTGTTGGTAAACCATATGATAGGTGGATACAAAACATTCCCTCG TTTTGGATGGACACAAGATACTATAAGCACCAGTATTATGACATCATTCAACAACCATTGCAAAAG CAGATATGGAAGAAGGAAGAGTAG
- the LOC127332169 gene encoding uncharacterized protein isoform X1: protein MFAVDTGEVNRARARRAQELQQEAEARDRRQVACSKKEKKKKKMEIARRAQAYLSGKKEAEMHMSEEVFWTGEAFGGSGPVTKSSRRKKAPSTPIPRPQDVYHIVVDNTNKPFEHALLEKSPDAGAPARPTHPLEKLPVEQLFDRRVPQSPPLKPPELSDTPFTFVQDRKTLNKLVRKLKNATEFAVNVEYNHFRSFQGLTCLMQISTRTEDFIVDTLKLRKYLGERLREAFQDPTKKKVMYGTTRDIMWLQRDFGIYICNLFDIGQASRILQMGHVSLEYLLLSFCGVIAKKRCQRADWRQRPLPDRMTKCAREVTHYLLYIYDLMRLRLMTESSGENDLLLEVCKCSNEICLQLYEKEPPTDKSYLHIHGLKDNELSARQLAVFAGLYQWRDSVARIEDESTAYILPNKTLLEIAKQIPVTARRFKRTVEAKNKFLDHHLGHVITIIRNAVANSDSFENIAEQLKKERLEELMVADTKSSSEDTETITAVDADNNESNSHSSDEPALVPGFSSEQGHVPKAPFFTLIVDGSLDCSAICGTLKKVLKWMGFDQLTMVIMYKIIPFMKSCPEELRPKLVHEILEPVFHYLHTKLYKSWCALLHDGAVEVPDKIADIFSSKEEANKLGSSLIIQLTRAASELLAVIACPQLYGSSEFLCSKSLVGYVLCHDVLRLQVLSLIYYIFGAWNVDEAKMTLVPLCYKVIEVATATRHDAIISFVKDMIPHLIQWLAFESSLEGTQPGDVIIKDLCYQAFRCVHCPNQDLSCEEKPKDRIYEVFQSWLEQTKLVVGSRKKPMHELEEFVWIWEVEEEFSKYIPGYIDMLHQVNEMDDCLERDSSSPRVLFEKLDPKFVSKYAIGSPSHDYLWAMSAMVKRKMSAMHWQRRNDKMFQFLCLLIDFKPYIQHSSYDDSVVELVEESKAYPDLAEFLRADALEVFCAILFLWEPQFHPMIRKEHKDVLKKILHHVTSLENITFLKPLLPDVRDFPVRLRPYAKNYIDNRNKEYIVAKEQARLHEQFDAHLASGVLDHYLSKGDAGSHGDALKAVLNDSRQFSALDHDLIKLSFERRAELLGRRDQLHLFYKCFQRVTRDAQLRIEVQSLIDQLGRQDFFCIDDDAIDWDQKCCSELVDKFNKQVFTGSDLPKYYVIRGIMDYRAMSRMKDGSCSWCDVFQKVVGKPYDRWIQNIPSFWMDTRYYKHQYYDIIQQPLQKQIWKKEE from the exons ATGTTTGCCGTCGACACGGGAGAGGTTAATAGGGCAAGAGCTCGCAGAGCTCAGGAGTTACAGCAGGAGGCGGAAGCGCGGGACAGACGACAGGTTGCTTGCagcaagaaggagaagaagaagaagaagatggaaATAGCTCGCAGAGCTCAGGCCTATCTTTCCGGCAAGAAGGAGGCGGAGATGCATATGTCAGAGGAAGTATTTTGGACAGGTGAGGCCTTTGGGGGTTCTGGCCCCGTGACAAAGAGTTCCCGCCGGAAAAAGGCCCCCAGCACTCCTATTCCACGACCGCAGGATGTGTACCACATTGTGGTGGACAACACCAACAAGCCATTCGAGCATGCCTTGCTTGAGAAGAGCCCTGATGCTGGTGCCCCTGCCCGTCCCACACACCCACTG GAAAAACTCCCTGTGGAGCAACTATTTGACAGGCGTGTTCCTCAAAGCCCGCCGTTAAAACCACCTGAGTTGAGTGACACTCCTTTTACATTCGTTCAAGACCGGAAAACCTTGAACAAGCTGGTGAGGAAGCTGAAGAACGCAACTGAGTTTGCT GTCAATGTGGAATACAACCACTTTAGGTCTTTTCAGGGTCTCACCTGCCTAATGCAGATTTCAACTAGAACTGAGGACTTTATTGTGGACACTCTTAAGCTCCGCAAATATCTTGGTGAGAGGTTAAGAGAAGCTTTTCAAGATCCAACTAAGAAAAAG GTAATGTACGGGACCACTCGTGATATTATGTGGCTTCAACGTGATTTTGGGATATATATATGCAACCTTTTTGACATAGGACAG GCTTCAAGAATCTTACAGATGGGCCATGTTAGCCTGGAGtatcttttgcttagtttctgcgGAGTGATAGCAAAAAAAAG ATGTCAGCGTGCAGATTGGAGGCAGAGGCCACTTCCTGATAGAATGACCAA GTGTGCTAGAGAAGTTACACACTATCTGCTGTACATATATGACTTAATGCGTTTGAGGTTGATGACTGAGTCTTCAGGTGAAAATGATCTTCTTTTGGAG GTTTGCAAGTGTAGCAATGAAATCTGCTTGCAACTATACGAGAAGGAGCCACCGACTGATAAATCATACCTTCACATACATGG GCTGAAAGATAATGAATTGAGCGCAAGGCAGCTTGCAGTTTTCGCT GGCCTGTATCAATGGAGAGATAGTGTTGCTCGTATTGAGGATGAGAGCACTGCTTATATATTACCCAACAAGACTCTACTTGAGATAG CGAAGCAGATTCCTGTGACCGCTAGGAGGTTTAAAAGAACTGTGGAAGCAAAAAATAAATTTCTTGATCACCATCTCGGCCATGTCATTACTATCATCAGAAATGCTGTTGCTAATTCTGATTCTTTTGAAAATATAGCCGAGCAACTAAAGAAAGAAAGGCTGGAGGAG TTAATGGTGGCAGATACAAAGAGCAGTAGTGAAGACACGGAAACAATTACTGCTGTTGATGCTGATAATAATGAAAGTAATTCTCATTCGAGTGATGAACCTGCTTTAGTTCCAGGATTTTCAAGCGAGCAG GGACATGTACCAAAAGCTCCCTTCTTTACTCTTATAGTTGATGGGTCCTTAGATTGTTCAGCCATATGTGGCACTCTCAAGAAGGTTCTAAAGTGGATGGGATTTGATCAGCTGACTATGGTCATCATGTATAAAATTATTCCATTTATGAAAAGTTGTCCTGAAGAGCTTCGGCCAAAGTTGGTACATGAAATACTAGAGCCAGTCTTTCACTATCTTCACACCAAGCTTTATAAGTCATGGTGTGCACTTTTGCACGATGGTGCAGTGGAAGTTCCTGATAAAATTGCTGACATTTTCTCATCGAAGGAAGAAGCTAATAAATTAGGATCGAGTCTTATTATTCAGTTGACCCGTGCAGCATCAGAATTGCTCGCTGTAATAGCATGTCCACAGTTATATGGATCTTCAGAGTTTCTTTGTTCaaaatctcttgtggg GTATGTTCTATGCCATGATGTCCTTAGGCTTCAAGTGCTGAGTTTAATTTACTACATCTTTGGAGCATGGAATGTTGATGAAGCAAAGATGACATTGGTTCCACTTTGTTACAAAGTCATAGAAGTTGCTACTGCTACACGTCATGATGCCATTATATCTTTTGTTAAAGATATGATTCCTCATCTAATTCAGTGGTTAGCTTTTGAGTCAAGTTTGGAGGGCACTCAACCTGGTGATGTGATAATTAAAGATCTTTGTTATCAGGCATTTCGCTGTGTTCATTGTCCAAATCAG GATTTATCGTGTGAAGAAAAACCCAAGGACAGGATTTACGAAGTCTTTCAAAGTTGGCTCGAACAGACAAAGTTGGTTGTTGGCAGTAGAAAAAAACCAATGCATGAACTGGAAGAATTTGTGTGGATATGGGAG GTTGAAGAAGAATTTAGTAAATATATTCCAGGTTATATCGACATGTTGCATCAAGTGAATGAAATGGATGACTGCTTGGAG CGCGATTCTTCTTCACCGCGGGTTCTCTTTGAGAAATTAGATCCTAAATTTGTATCCAAATATGCTATTGGTAGCCCTTCTCATGATTACCTCTGGGCCATGTCCGCTATGGTGAAG CGCAAAATGTCTGCGATGCATTGGCAGAGACGGAATGATAAAATGTTCCAATTTTTGTGTTTACTCATTGATTTTAAACCTTATATTCAG CACTCAAGTTATGATGACAGTGTAGTGGAACTTGTGGAAGAGTCAAAGGCTTATCCTGATCTTGCTGAATTTCTTAGGGCTGATGCTCTTGAG GTTTTCTGTGCAATACTGTTTTTGTGGGAGCCTCAGTTCCATCCTATGATACGTAAG GAACACAAAGATGTGCTCAAGAAAATACTTCATCACGTGACTTCTCTGGAAAACATAACTTTTCTGAAG CCGTTGCTACCAGATGTAAGAGATTTTCCGGTGCGTTTGCGACCTTACGCAAAAAATTATATTGATAACAGGAACAAAGAG TATATTGTCGCGAAAGAACAAGCAAGATTGCATGAACAATTTGATGCACATTTGGCTTCAGGTGTGTTAGATCATTATCTCAGCAAG GGTGATGCAGGTTCACACGGTGATGCACTGAAGGCTGTTCTTAATGATAGTAGACAGTTTTCAGCTCTGGATCATGATCTCATTAAGTTGTCTTTTGAG CGAAGAGCTGAGCTTCTGGGCAGGCGAGATCAATTACATTTATTTTACAAATGTTTTCAACGTGTTACTAGGGATGCACAG CTAAGAATTGAAGTTCAAAGTTTGATTGATCAGCTGGGCCGTCAAGACTTTTTCTGCATTGACGATGATGCTATTGATTGG GACCAGAAATGCTGTTCAGAACTTGTGGACAAATTCAACAAGCAAGTCTTCACTGGgtctgatcttccaaaatattatgTTATTCGTGGAATTATG GATTATCGAGCAATGTCACGCATGAAGGATGGCTCATGTTCATGGTGCGATGTTTTTCAGAAG GTTGTTGGTAAACCATATGATAGGTGGATACAAAACATTCCCTCG TTTTGGATGGACACAAGATACTATAAGCACCAGTATTATGACATCATTCAACAACCATTGCAAAAG CAGATATGGAAGAAGGAAGAGTAG
- the LOC127332169 gene encoding uncharacterized protein isoform X2, whose protein sequence is MFAVDTGEVNRARARRAQELQQEAEARDRRQVACSKKEKKKKKMEIARRAQAYLSGKKEAEMHMSEEVFWTGEAFGGSGPVTKSSRRKKAPSTPIPRPQDVYHIVVDNTNKPFEHALLEKSPDAGAPARPTHPLEKLPVEQLFDRRVPQSPPLKPPELSDTPFTFVQDRKTLNKLVRKLKNATEFAVNVEYNHFRSFQGLTCLMQISTRTEDFIVDTLKLRKYLGERLREAFQDPTKKKVMYGTTRDIMWLQRDFGIYICNLFDIGQASRILQMGHVSLEYLLLSFCGVIAKKRCQRADWRQRPLPDRMTKCAREVTHYLLYIYDLMRLRLMTESSGENDLLLEVCKCSNEICLQLYEKEPPTDKSYLHIHGLKDNELSARQLAVFAGLYQWRDSVARIEDESTAYILPNKTLLEIAKQIPVTARRFKRTVEAKNKFLDHHLGHVITIIRNAVANSDSFENIAEQLKKERLEELMVADTKSSSEDTETITAVDADNNESNSHSSDEPALVPGFSSEQGHVPKAPFFTLIVDGSLDCSAICGTLKKVLKWMGFDQLTMVIMYKIIPFMKSCPEELRPKLVHEILEPVFHYLHTKLYKSWCALLHDGAVEVPDKIADIFSSKEEANKLGSSLIIQLTRAASELLAVIACPQLYGSSEFLCSKSLVGYVLCHDVLRLQVLSLIYYIFGAWNVDEAKMTLVPLCYKVIEVATATRHDAIISFVKDMIPHLIQWLAFESSLEGTQPGDVIIKDLCYQAFRCVHCPNQDLSCEEKPKDRIYEVFQSWLEQTKLVVGSRKKPMHELEEFVWIWEVEEEFSKYIPGYIDMLHQVNEMDDCLERDSSSPRVLFEKLDPKFVSKYAIGSPSHDYLWAMSAMVKRKMSAMHWQRRNDKMFQFLCLLIDFKPYIQHSSYDDSVVELVEESKAYPDLAEFLRADALEVFCAILFLWEPQFHPMIRKEHKDVLKKILHHVTSLENITFLKPLLPDVRDFPVRLRPYAKNYIDNRNKEYIVAKEQARLHEQFDAHLASGVLDHYLSKGDAGSHGDALKAVLNDSRQFSALDHDLIKLSFERRAELLGRRDQLHLFYKCFQRVTRDAQLRIEVQSLIDQLGRQDFFCIDDDAIDWDQKCCSELVDKFNKQVFTGSDLPKYYVIRGIMDYRAMSRMKDGSCSWCDVFQKVVGKPYDRWIQNIPSFWMDTRYYKHQYYDIIQQPLQKIWKKEE, encoded by the exons ATGTTTGCCGTCGACACGGGAGAGGTTAATAGGGCAAGAGCTCGCAGAGCTCAGGAGTTACAGCAGGAGGCGGAAGCGCGGGACAGACGACAGGTTGCTTGCagcaagaaggagaagaagaagaagaagatggaaATAGCTCGCAGAGCTCAGGCCTATCTTTCCGGCAAGAAGGAGGCGGAGATGCATATGTCAGAGGAAGTATTTTGGACAGGTGAGGCCTTTGGGGGTTCTGGCCCCGTGACAAAGAGTTCCCGCCGGAAAAAGGCCCCCAGCACTCCTATTCCACGACCGCAGGATGTGTACCACATTGTGGTGGACAACACCAACAAGCCATTCGAGCATGCCTTGCTTGAGAAGAGCCCTGATGCTGGTGCCCCTGCCCGTCCCACACACCCACTG GAAAAACTCCCTGTGGAGCAACTATTTGACAGGCGTGTTCCTCAAAGCCCGCCGTTAAAACCACCTGAGTTGAGTGACACTCCTTTTACATTCGTTCAAGACCGGAAAACCTTGAACAAGCTGGTGAGGAAGCTGAAGAACGCAACTGAGTTTGCT GTCAATGTGGAATACAACCACTTTAGGTCTTTTCAGGGTCTCACCTGCCTAATGCAGATTTCAACTAGAACTGAGGACTTTATTGTGGACACTCTTAAGCTCCGCAAATATCTTGGTGAGAGGTTAAGAGAAGCTTTTCAAGATCCAACTAAGAAAAAG GTAATGTACGGGACCACTCGTGATATTATGTGGCTTCAACGTGATTTTGGGATATATATATGCAACCTTTTTGACATAGGACAG GCTTCAAGAATCTTACAGATGGGCCATGTTAGCCTGGAGtatcttttgcttagtttctgcgGAGTGATAGCAAAAAAAAG ATGTCAGCGTGCAGATTGGAGGCAGAGGCCACTTCCTGATAGAATGACCAA GTGTGCTAGAGAAGTTACACACTATCTGCTGTACATATATGACTTAATGCGTTTGAGGTTGATGACTGAGTCTTCAGGTGAAAATGATCTTCTTTTGGAG GTTTGCAAGTGTAGCAATGAAATCTGCTTGCAACTATACGAGAAGGAGCCACCGACTGATAAATCATACCTTCACATACATGG GCTGAAAGATAATGAATTGAGCGCAAGGCAGCTTGCAGTTTTCGCT GGCCTGTATCAATGGAGAGATAGTGTTGCTCGTATTGAGGATGAGAGCACTGCTTATATATTACCCAACAAGACTCTACTTGAGATAG CGAAGCAGATTCCTGTGACCGCTAGGAGGTTTAAAAGAACTGTGGAAGCAAAAAATAAATTTCTTGATCACCATCTCGGCCATGTCATTACTATCATCAGAAATGCTGTTGCTAATTCTGATTCTTTTGAAAATATAGCCGAGCAACTAAAGAAAGAAAGGCTGGAGGAG TTAATGGTGGCAGATACAAAGAGCAGTAGTGAAGACACGGAAACAATTACTGCTGTTGATGCTGATAATAATGAAAGTAATTCTCATTCGAGTGATGAACCTGCTTTAGTTCCAGGATTTTCAAGCGAGCAG GGACATGTACCAAAAGCTCCCTTCTTTACTCTTATAGTTGATGGGTCCTTAGATTGTTCAGCCATATGTGGCACTCTCAAGAAGGTTCTAAAGTGGATGGGATTTGATCAGCTGACTATGGTCATCATGTATAAAATTATTCCATTTATGAAAAGTTGTCCTGAAGAGCTTCGGCCAAAGTTGGTACATGAAATACTAGAGCCAGTCTTTCACTATCTTCACACCAAGCTTTATAAGTCATGGTGTGCACTTTTGCACGATGGTGCAGTGGAAGTTCCTGATAAAATTGCTGACATTTTCTCATCGAAGGAAGAAGCTAATAAATTAGGATCGAGTCTTATTATTCAGTTGACCCGTGCAGCATCAGAATTGCTCGCTGTAATAGCATGTCCACAGTTATATGGATCTTCAGAGTTTCTTTGTTCaaaatctcttgtggg GTATGTTCTATGCCATGATGTCCTTAGGCTTCAAGTGCTGAGTTTAATTTACTACATCTTTGGAGCATGGAATGTTGATGAAGCAAAGATGACATTGGTTCCACTTTGTTACAAAGTCATAGAAGTTGCTACTGCTACACGTCATGATGCCATTATATCTTTTGTTAAAGATATGATTCCTCATCTAATTCAGTGGTTAGCTTTTGAGTCAAGTTTGGAGGGCACTCAACCTGGTGATGTGATAATTAAAGATCTTTGTTATCAGGCATTTCGCTGTGTTCATTGTCCAAATCAG GATTTATCGTGTGAAGAAAAACCCAAGGACAGGATTTACGAAGTCTTTCAAAGTTGGCTCGAACAGACAAAGTTGGTTGTTGGCAGTAGAAAAAAACCAATGCATGAACTGGAAGAATTTGTGTGGATATGGGAG GTTGAAGAAGAATTTAGTAAATATATTCCAGGTTATATCGACATGTTGCATCAAGTGAATGAAATGGATGACTGCTTGGAG CGCGATTCTTCTTCACCGCGGGTTCTCTTTGAGAAATTAGATCCTAAATTTGTATCCAAATATGCTATTGGTAGCCCTTCTCATGATTACCTCTGGGCCATGTCCGCTATGGTGAAG CGCAAAATGTCTGCGATGCATTGGCAGAGACGGAATGATAAAATGTTCCAATTTTTGTGTTTACTCATTGATTTTAAACCTTATATTCAG CACTCAAGTTATGATGACAGTGTAGTGGAACTTGTGGAAGAGTCAAAGGCTTATCCTGATCTTGCTGAATTTCTTAGGGCTGATGCTCTTGAG GTTTTCTGTGCAATACTGTTTTTGTGGGAGCCTCAGTTCCATCCTATGATACGTAAG GAACACAAAGATGTGCTCAAGAAAATACTTCATCACGTGACTTCTCTGGAAAACATAACTTTTCTGAAG CCGTTGCTACCAGATGTAAGAGATTTTCCGGTGCGTTTGCGACCTTACGCAAAAAATTATATTGATAACAGGAACAAAGAG TATATTGTCGCGAAAGAACAAGCAAGATTGCATGAACAATTTGATGCACATTTGGCTTCAGGTGTGTTAGATCATTATCTCAGCAAG GGTGATGCAGGTTCACACGGTGATGCACTGAAGGCTGTTCTTAATGATAGTAGACAGTTTTCAGCTCTGGATCATGATCTCATTAAGTTGTCTTTTGAG CGAAGAGCTGAGCTTCTGGGCAGGCGAGATCAATTACATTTATTTTACAAATGTTTTCAACGTGTTACTAGGGATGCACAG CTAAGAATTGAAGTTCAAAGTTTGATTGATCAGCTGGGCCGTCAAGACTTTTTCTGCATTGACGATGATGCTATTGATTGG GACCAGAAATGCTGTTCAGAACTTGTGGACAAATTCAACAAGCAAGTCTTCACTGGgtctgatcttccaaaatattatgTTATTCGTGGAATTATG GATTATCGAGCAATGTCACGCATGAAGGATGGCTCATGTTCATGGTGCGATGTTTTTCAGAAG GTTGTTGGTAAACCATATGATAGGTGGATACAAAACATTCCCTCG TTTTGGATGGACACAAGATACTATAAGCACCAGTATTATGACATCATTCAACAACCATTGCAAAAG ATATGGAAGAAGGAAGAGTAG